In a single window of the Elaeis guineensis isolate ETL-2024a chromosome 8, EG11, whole genome shotgun sequence genome:
- the LOC140851171 gene encoding uncharacterized protein, protein MTGPGRRHSRGRQQAPLDDTHPHFSILHDDSEDLDETQLPESTEPPSAQPELAQPEAMVPQHHPLTGTQHRRAVRGPSRGLVLEKYVHTHNEKPKVHIFRDHPVGTEASIVANEISLYMWNHFPWAAESFKHVAPRYRDALVSHIRDNIDFEDCTDEEVTACILKMAANRYRDRRCRLHKYCNELQAKGIDPVTQPYRNWAGSSDDWRWLCEHFGSETFQVCLVF, encoded by the exons atgactggtcctggacgtagacattcacggggtaggcagcaggctccgcttgatgatacacatcctcactttagcattttgcatgatgactcagaggatttagatgagactcagttgcccgagtccacagagccgcctagtgctcagccagagcttgcccagccggaggccatggtaccgcagcatcatccccttacag gaacacagcatcgacgtgcagtgcgtggtcctagtaggggtcttgttttggaaaaatatgtgcatacacacaatgaaaaaccgaaggtacatatatttcgagatcatccggttggcacagaggccagtatcgtcgcaaatgagatcagtttgtatatgtggaatcattttccgtgggctgctgaaagtttcaagcatgtagctcctcgataccgtgatgctctagtctctcacatcagg gataatattgacttcgaggattgcactgacgaagaagtgacggcatgtattctcaaaatggctgcaaatagatacagagatcggcgatgtaggcttcataaatactgcaatgagctgcaggcgaaggggattgatcctgtgacccagccatacagaaattgggctgggtctagtgacgattggcggtggttatgtgagcattttggaagtgagacatttcaggtatgtctagtgttctaa